In Oryza brachyantha chromosome 1, ObraRS2, whole genome shotgun sequence, the following are encoded in one genomic region:
- the LOC102722153 gene encoding AAA-ATPase At3g28580-like yields the protein MPSLQPSMATTPEPGKVIPWRRWAFASLGSVLSNFGSLWFLLAPLLAAYAPRRLFKTYFDLFLRRYARRLLAVVDPYVTVDVSEPGGAASAHYSRYGRVTEHDSAYEEVKAYLSDTCAGEARELRAEGAPEGDGVVISMRDGQDVADEFGGATVWWTSVVRENSQGQQRPHTRQCQRLTFHQRDRRLVVDEYLPHVRRKGREILFSNRRRRLYTNNKSGESFRYDYKAWSYIDFDHPTTFDTLAMDVAKKREIIDDLNAFRSNREFYRRAGKPWKRGYLLYGPPGTGKSTMIAAMANYLDYDIYDVELTVVKDNNDLRRLLIETTSKSIIVIEDIDCSLDLTGDRATQRRRRHDRDNSNTRDENSRRDGSMVTLSGLLNFIDGLWSACGGERIIVFTTNHVERLDEALIRRGRMDMHIVMSYCGFDAFRTLAKNYLGIDDHALFSAVDEILGRESITPADVAECLMTAKRAGSDEPSRLLEIVVDELKQRVEANAKVKAEAEAKAEAEEEAEAAEMDRDDRRGEQNGRKSPKI from the exons ATGCCATCGCTGCAGCCGTCCATGGCTACGACGCCCGAGCCAGGCAAAGTGATCCCGTGGCGGCGCTGGGCGTTCGCCAGCTTGGGCTCGGTGCTGTCCAACTTCGGCTCGCTGTGGTTCCTCctggcgccgctgctcgccgcctacgcgccgcggcggctgtTCAAGACCTACTTCGACCTCTTCCTCCGCCGCTACGCCCGCCggctgctcgccgtcgtcgaccccTACGTCACCGTCGACGTCTCCGAGCCGGGCGGGGCGGCCAGCGCGCACTACTCCCGGTACGGCCGCGTCACCGAGCACGACAGCGCCTACGAGGAGGTGAAGGCGTACCTGAGCGACACGTGCGCGGGGGAGGCTCGCGAGCTCCGCGCCGAGGGCGCCCCGGAGGGCGATGGCGTCGTGATCAGCATGCGCGACGGGCAGGACGTCGCCGACGAGTTCGGGGGCGCCACCGTGTGGTGGACGTCGGTGGTGCGGGAGAACTCGCAGGGGCAGCAGCGGCCGCACACCAGGCAGTGCCAGCGCCTCACGTTCCACCAGCgcgaccgccgcctcgtcgtcgacgagtACCTGCCGCACGTCCGCCGGAAGGGCCGCGAGATCCTCTTCAGCaaccgccggcgacggctctaCACCAACAACAAATCCGGCGAATCCTT CCGGTATGATTACAAGGCATGGAGCTACATCGACTTCGACCACCCGACGACGTTCGACACGTTGGCCATGGACGTGGCCAAGAAGAGGGAGATCATCGACGACCTCAACGCGTTCCGGAGCAACAGGGAATTCTACCGGCGCGCCGGCAAGCCGTGGAAACGTGGATACTTACTGTACGGCCCACCGGGCACCGgcaagtcaaccatgattgcTGCCATGGCCAACTACCTCGACTACGACATCTACGACGTCGAGCTCACCGTGGTGAAAGACAACAACGACCTCCGCAGGCTCCTGATCGAGACGACCAGCAAGTCGATCATCGTCATCGAGGACATCGACTGCTCCCTCGACCTCACCGGCGACCGCGCCAcgcagcggcggaggcgccaTGACAGGGACAACAGCAACACAAGGGACGAGAACAGCCGGCGTGACGGCAGCATGGTGACCTTGTCCGGCCTGCTCAACTTCATCGACGGGCTCTGgtcggcgtgcggcggcgagcggatCATCGTGTTCACGACCAACCACGTCGAAAGGCTCGACGAGGCGCTGATCCGGCGGGGCAGGATGGACATGCACATCGTGATGTCCTACTGCGGCTTCGACGCCTTCAGGACCCTCGCCAAGAACTACCTCGGCATCGACGACCACGCCCTCTTCAGCGCCGTCGACGAGATCCTCGGCAGGGAGAGCATCACGCCGGCCGACGTCGCCGAGTGCCTCATGACGGCCAAGCGTGCCGGCTCCGACGAGCCGTCCCGCCTTCTTGAGATCGTGGTCGACGAGCTGAAGCAGAGGGTGGAAGCGAACGCGAAGGtgaaggcggaggcggaggcgaaggccgaggcggaggaagAAGCCGAGGCGGCTGAGATGGACCGTGACGACCGACGGGGAGAACAAAATGGACGAAAATCTCCCAAAATTTGA